The Vespula vulgaris chromosome 3, iyVesVulg1.1, whole genome shotgun sequence DNA window taaatgttacgtgtttgtttattttacgaGGTTTATAAAAATCCTAATAACagtagaagaaattttattttacgaatatagataatttaataaaccaACTccatgataaatatatacaaaccAATCACAATTTTTGTTACACAATTTAATCACGTTAAATCAGTggcaatatattataattacacatgtatacacgaaatataatattaaagcagcgcgaacgaaaaaaatgagatttaAACTGATTAGATTTAATCTTTGTTTATCATATCATAAAGTAATATAGCTTTTTcaataaagaaagatgaacTCACTTATTCGGATAAagggaagatagaaaatatatacttaaacGTTTTTCAAGTtgatgatttaattaaaaattaaaatcgctAATTTCAAGTTGTGACATAATTCATTTGTTATTGATAAATAAGGTAATCaagaatacaatttttattatttagttttattGATGATTTCTTCTTAAACTAAAATTTAATGTTTGTTCATTAATTCATGATTTGTAAATAGTTCACAAGAGAAGTGATAAAGCTATATAATTCATCATATTGTGCAAGACAAACATGCTGtaattctacaaaaaaaatggATTCATTAAAGTTGAAAGTAACTGATCCTAATGCAATTCTTTCATTAATAGAGGAATTATCTGATCTATCTTACACAGAAATACAAATGAAGTtaaatacatacgtgtgtatagTTCTATAacatataaacaattattgatttattaatagaaatataaattaataagatttcTTATAGATACAAGCAAAGACtggtatagaaatatattttcttgctcctattttatatgaaaggaaagaattagTTATTCATATGATAGGTAATAAAGTTTTGGATCATGAATTAAGATTACCTGTAagtgaatataatataattagaattttactttatttaaaagtaaacgacataaataaatacatataacatatatataacaataaatataatataataaataatactttatatagcATAGACATATATCATGATTTGgtatgataatgatattttacaaaataaagaattacttgaagatattaaaaatataaattctaacAATTCTTTTcagatatcaaatatttttaattcaataataaattccCAGAAAACAATAATGGCTAGTTCTTCAGAATTACCTAACGAATTATTACAACACATTTGTTTAGACAAACATTGTATTCAAGCaccatttcttcttattcctatACAACATCATCTGAAACAATTAACAGCATTAGTTGTGTGCTTAAATAGTTCTAAAGCTAAGAGTACTGATATAGACAAATGTAAGAAAGTGGTTCTGGAATGCTTTAGGTAAAATAGTTTTTATAGAGAAAATCTATCATGAAGTAATTTTAATGTTAGATATAAgtaaaaactaataaaaataagtacaCTTTTCTAGTAGTAACAATAGTAAATTGTACTACTGTATATAGATATTGCCTTGGATATATTCTAAGTTCATTAAAATGTTATGAAGAAActcgattaaaatatcaatgtCAAAATATACTTGCTATTTCTAGAAAACTTATTACTCATTTAggtacattatattttttctacttaatatttatttcaatctatgtatttgaattatattaaaatggcCTTATTCAATAGGAGATTTAACCGACCTCTTACATGAAATTATGACAGAAGTTAAAAAACTTACTAATGCAGAACGatgttctttatttcttttggaaGATGATCATCAAGAATTAGTAGCATATGTATTTGATGGAATATCAACGAAAAAggtgatttattataatttgtataccattaaatgatatatacaaaatacacCAAATATTTTGTTGCAGTTTGTTAAAGAAATGCGAATATCTGTCGATAAAGGTATAGCAGGTCATGTTGCTACAACAGGAAAACTATTAAATATCCAAGATACCTATAAGCatccattattttataaaggCATTGATGAAGTAACAGGCTTTAAGACTAAAAATATACTTTGCTTTCCTATTTATGATGAAAATGGAATTGTTGGTAAatgttaatgttattattgttattctaATATTGCAGTTAATAGTTACTTAATAAGTAAATGGTAAATATTATAGGCGTTGCTCaactttgtaataaaatagatGGCTTGTATTTTGATGAACTTGATGAAGAAATTGCAACAGCTGTTAGTATTTATTGTGGTATAACAATTATGcacagtataatatataaaaaaatgcaaGATGCACAAGctagaaataaattaagcAATGAAATCATGATGTATCATATGAAGGTAAGCTGTAAATTGtagatacataattttttaagtaaattttaatctattaaaaaCTTTACATTTTAGGTTGAAGAAGAAGCTGTTTTTGAATtggttaattataaaattaaagataatatcactgattttaatgaattttatttcagtCCTAGAGATATATCTTATGAAGACATGCCTTGTTATATGATCAACATCtttaatgatttaaatttcattgaatattttaaaataaaaatacacacatTAGCCAGGTacttaatttgtaaaaaacattaatttataattaagatgcggatatatatttacctgtgatattttttatctaggTTTATACTCTATGTTAAAAAAGCTTATAGAGATGCATCGTATCATAATTGGATTCATGCATTTTCTGTTGCGCATTTTGCTTATttactaattaaaaatttatacctCATTAGAGAAGATTATTTGACATACTTGCAGGCTTTCGTGTTTTTAGTATCCTGTCTATGTCATGATATAGATCATAGAGGAACTAACAATGCTTTTCAAACTACATCTGAATCAGTTTTAGCAAGTCTTTACAGTTCAGAAGGTTCGGTTATGGAggtcaatattatttacaatattataaaaaaaaatatttccttataaatacagatatatatgctcttatcattatttaatagaGACATCACTTTGCACAAACTATGTGTATTTTAAATACAGAAGGTTGTaacatatttgaaaattttaatagtcAGGAATATAAAGAGGCTTTGGTTTTCCTTAAAAGCAATATACTTGCAACTGATTTATCAAGGCATTTCCTTAATAcagagaaacaaaatgaaatatttagtaCTGGCTATAAAAAACATGATTCTGAACATCAGAAACTTCTTTGTGGCATGTTAATGACTTGTTGTGACCTTAGTGATCAAACGAAGAATTGGACAGTTACTAAAAAAGTTGCTgtaactattatatttataaattataagatatatatgtcgtaaataaaaaattagaaactttGTCTCCTTTTTGCATTAGGAATTAATCTATGAGGAGTTTTTTTCTCAAGgagatttagaaaaaagtatgGGTAAAACTCCAATAGAAATGATGGATAGAGATAAAGCATTTATACCAGATCTTCAAGTACAGTTCATTACAGATATAGTAGAACCACTTtttaagtaagtatatttacaaaacttttctttataatctttatgaaaaatgtttttgtttttcttagtAATCTGGCCATGTTATTTCCAATGACACAACCACTCGTTAAAAtcttaaagtataataaagcGTTGTGGGAAACTTCCAGAAAGGTAttcagaaaatatattgaaaatggaATAGAAGGTATGAATGTTCTTTTGGATCCAAATTTTGAAACTGAAGTATTTTATAGTCATTTTAAAGACAGTAATGAATGTGAAAGTGCAACAtgtaacttttaaatatatttagatacatatatcagtcttgtaaaaaataaattctatataaatctTACATATTTAAATCTAAATAAAGTAAcacaaaatatgaaatttcgaCGTAGTTCGAATGAATACAacttgttccttcttttttattcataccAAATACTTAAAATGctcaattaatatatagacAGACAtccatagatatatttttattaatagtatattttaattatgattggatattttgttttagatttatCATATGAATGATCCAATCAGactacaaatataaaaatctttacaaaaaaaaaaaaaaaaaaaaaaaaaaattgtatttaccTAATTACCTATATTTCTCGGAGAAAAGTTCAATTTTAGTATAACTTGTTAGAAGGTTGGCTGCACTTTTAAATGTTTTTGCTATAAACGGTAGTCGTATACTGGAATTCTTGCCTTTAGTGACGATATGTGcaattattgatatatgtagtatatgtagaaaaatatattatatatgtgtaataagaaaaaaattcgtgtttttgacaaataataaaatcatacatatatacgtatatatatatatatatacatattgattATCACTAATGTTGCATCGCGTCGaaagatgtaataaaaatgttggTGGCAGacgatatttgtttaaaaaagtgttttcattttaaattataaatttcatggTAGTGtttatgtgaatatatatcaGCATATTTCATGTGATTTAATTTCTCGTTATTCCATGATGGTTAGAATAAGCATATTGACTGATAACAGATGtcaatatattctttattgtaaactgtatatatattattgaattttataatttatcatctTGGTGGAAGTACTACATTATAACATGAAAACAAATAACaatcaatgaataatttaattagctACATTcgtaaattgttttttaaaatgaGTTCTGacgaagaatataatatagcaGCTAGATATAGAACGGTTAGAAAACGTTTGGATAGTCTGGGTTATCAGCAAGCACTATCTTTGGATGCTCTTCCTTTAATAGAGCGTTTATTGGCTGATCTTATTCAAACTACAGAAagtttaaaacattttaaaacTGTTGCACAAGAGAATATTGAAGTACGTAAAAgaatgtacaatatatatattttgattcgATTTACTTGGTcgtttataaaacattttacttttataaagtATGTTGTTATCTAACAGTAATACAGTTGCAAgaaaatagttatttattatacatatatacagcatataattaaaaaaatccaataaaaattttgattaaataagaAGTTTACTGAAGTTTACCAAACAATTGATAGATAAGGAAATATTCATCATACTCAAAGTTAGTCACAGATGTCAAAATTAATTCACTTGCTTTTTATATATGGGCAAGAAATTATCTCGTGATTATAATtgaaagattaataatttattatttctttttcaaattatgtATAGGCATGTACACAACTGCAATTGATAGTTGATCCATATAAATGTGACAATGCAAGATTAGTTCAGGAATGTAATCAACTTCATTTGGATCTGATAGAAACAGAGGAAGCATATCAAAAACAAATCAAGGATTTGAAGAAACAAGTATACAAATTAGAGTGTGAATGTAATGATCTACAATTAGCTTCTTCTAgaaatttgcaaaaaattaAGGATCTTGAAACTGAATCAGCtaaaaaatcgaagaagataTTAGATCTCCAAGGGAAATGCTTAAAACCAATTATAAGCAATATAGGAATTGGTAAAATGTTTTTGATCATTTATCATTAGACTCAAGAATATTTTTGAtctatgttaaataaatttgtaggTAACAAAAAGCGCCCTTGTTATCCACTTAGAAGACCAGTTATAGAAGCTGAACCGTTACCAAAAACAGGAAGTAGTAACAGTACATTACCAAGTACTCATGCTGTAGAGCCAAAAATATTAGACTTATTGAGCATGGCAGATCATAGAATGAGTTGTTTAAGTCATGAAGTAACAAAACTTAAAGGAGAATTGTCGTTGCAAACTGATAATGTGTACACATTACAAAATCaggtatatgaaaaatattcaatctatttaatagataaatttcttttttatttacaatttaaatatacaatattgtagttaacaacaaaagaaaaagagataatgagactgaaaaaaatgttagagGGTGGTCGGCCATATAATGCTGTTGCCAAAGATTGTCTTTGCAAAAAAGTTGATAAGATGCATATTGCATCCCATGATattgatgaaaataatgatttaaagaTTCTTTTACAAAGTAAACAGGAGCTAGAGCAACAGTTAAAAGGTAAAAACATAGTTTTAAACATGTtctttgtatataatacaatgtgtatatacaaattttgtgTACAAAACATTACATTTATCAGAAGCTGTAAATAAACAACATGAAGCTATGTCCCAAGCTATGAAACTTGCAGAGCGAAatgaagaattagaaaaagaattaagagaTATAGATCATATTGCTTTATCAGTAGAAGCTGATTGTAATTCTGCAGTtaaggaaaataatagaagagtATATAGACTTCaagtatatatgatatattatcttttacaatgaaatataaattatattatttactattgaattacatagattttattttatatttttcattcaacaTTTTAGGAAAAGTTAGAAGATGTAATGGAGCAGGTTCATGTATTAGAAAGTGAATTAGCAGTGAAGCGTAGAGAAGTACAAGAATTAACAGCAGATCTTGAAGCATGTAAGCTTGAAAAACGTAACATTCAAAGAACATTAGAATCTActttagaagaaaagaaaaaaattacaaacaaaataaatcaattaacgATAATAGGTATGTCTTTGTGATTTATGATACTAATTTTTATAACCACCATAAATGAAACTAATGTTTtagaaaaaagtttaaatgatgaaatagaaagattatctaaagaaaatgaatgtcaaaaacaagatattatacaattacaaTATACTAATAAAGTATTGAAAGAGCAATTAGGTACAGAAGTTGCTTGTGGAGACGATTTAAAacaagtaagagaaaaaggagaaaaaaatgatcaaaacaggggaaaaaaaagtatgggAAATAGAACAGGTAATGTACATTATAACGTGATTTAATATGATtaaatttgcaaatatttatgtatttaaattttcgtttttatagaTGCAGAAGATAGGGAGTGTTCATCATCTTtgcaagaaataaatattggCAGAGAAGAATATaagagtatatataaagaaggcGAAGTTAATAAGCTTGTTAATAATGATAGAACATCTGATAATATgcgaaaattaattattgaaaaggATCTACAAATAGACAATgtaagtataaatattattatgtagtTTAGAAGTAtcacatgtgtgtatatttaatgtatttcaATTGTTAATCATGAAATACATGAATTTTAGCTACAACAAAATATGAAACAATTAGAAAACGAACGAGATTATTACAGAAATGAATGCAATTGCTTGAAgcaaaaagatgaaaattctAACAAGGATAATGTAAGACTTGttttttggaattttttcatttataaaaatgttagataaatatttatataaaaattatttaaataaaattcttttatctgTTCATACAAAAATAGGTTGAATTGTGGACACGGTCTTATGAATTAAGATGTCaacttaatgaaaaagaaaaaataatttttgaattacaaaaagaaaaaaatgatttgtatcatgaaaaaaaagagttagaagcttataaaaatcaacaaaaaaaatctttcacaCCTTCTGGATCTTGCAAATTATATAAACCAGTTAGCACTTATGCACAGCTATCTTCAATATTACCACATGATATACATATTGAAACTAcaaaagtaagtaaatatcaattaagataattttccaagaaatattactccattagaaatatttaacggtataaatatatacgtattgttGGTTTGTATAGAGTATACAATTCTATAAAGTATACAAATCTCTTTTGTAGGTAATGTTGGATTCTTTGGAGCGTGAAAGGGATACAGCTAGAGCAGATGTTCAACGTTTGATAGAAGAGCGTGATGTATTATATGAAAGACTTAaggtaatttatttattaagagtatattttttttatataaaatcatatgttATAATAAGATATTGATTGATAGGGAACACAAAGAGGAACTGTAAATGGATATGAGGATCAATTGGAAGATCTACAAGAAGAATTAAGAAGAACTAAACAAGAATTAACAGCTCAACGTACACAATTTTTTCAGCTTCGGTATTTCATTTATCTgtgatatataaaacttataaatatttttaaagaaagataatttactttcttatatataatatgtcaTATGCTTTTtgcgattaatttttatgtagagcgaatgatattaaaaattaataaaatcaagaaTTGATTATTCAGGGCATTGCAGGATCAAACGGATCAAGCACTTGGAGATGTACAAGGTCAATTGACTGAATCAGAGACCGAATTAAATAAGGCGATAGATCGTAACAGAAATATGGAGCAACAGCATTTACAACTTGATGATCAAGTAAAGGAACTGAAACAAGAAATCAATAATCTCCATACGAATATGGCACATttagatcgagaaaaagatcAATTATTAGTACGTATCATTTCTATAGAATTTAGAATTGATATAGTTTAATAGTAtcgttataatattacaattatttaaatttttactaTTAGATGGTGTTGGATGAAAAGACTGA harbors:
- the LOC127062278 gene encoding cGMP-dependent 3',5'-cyclic phosphodiesterase-like isoform X1, whose translation is MDSLKLKVTDPNAILSLIEELSDLSYTEIQMKLNTYIQAKTGIEIYFLAPILYERKELVIHMIGNKVLDHELRLPISNIFNSIINSQKTIMASSSELPNELLQHICLDKHCIQAPFLLIPIQHHLKQLTALVVCLNSSKAKSTDIDKCKKVVLECFRYCLGYILSSLKCYEETRLKYQCQNILAISRKLITHLGDLTDLLHEIMTEVKKLTNAERCSLFLLEDDHQELVAYVFDGISTKKFVKEMRISVDKGIAGHVATTGKLLNIQDTYKHPLFYKGIDEVTGFKTKNILCFPIYDENGIVGVAQLCNKIDGLYFDELDEEIATAVSIYCGITIMHSIIYKKMQDAQARNKLSNEIMMYHMKVEEEAVFELVNYKIKDNITDFNEFYFSPRDISYEDMPCYMINIFNDLNFIEYFKIKIHTLARFILYVKKAYRDASYHNWIHAFSVAHFAYLLIKNLYLIREDYLTYLQAFVFLVSCLCHDIDHRGTNNAFQTTSESVLASLYSSEGSVMERHHFAQTMCILNTEGCNIFENFNSQEYKEALVFLKSNILATDLSRHFLNTEKQNEIFSTGYKKHDSEHQKLLCGMLMTCCDLSDQTKNWTVTKKVAELIYEEFFSQGDLEKSMGKTPIEMMDRDKAFIPDLQVQFITDIVEPLFNNLAMLFPMTQPLVKILKYNKALWETSRKVFRKYIENGIEGMNVLLDPNFETEVFYSHFKDSNECESATCNF
- the LOC127062278 gene encoding cGMP-dependent 3',5'-cyclic phosphodiesterase-like isoform X2, whose protein sequence is MDSLKLKVTDPNAILSLIEELSDLSYTEIQMKLNTYIQAKTGIEIYFLAPILYERKELVIHMIGNKVLDHELRLPISNIFNSIINSQKTIMASSSELPNELLQHICLDKHCIQAPFLLIPIQHHLKQLTALVVCLNSSKAKSTDIDKCKKVVLECFRYCLGYILSSLKCYEETRLKYQCQNILAISRKLITHLGDLTDLLHEIMTEVKKLTNAERCSLFLLEDDHQELVAYVFDGISTKKFVKEMRISVDKGIAGHVATTGKLLNIQDTYKHPLFYKGIDEVTGFKTKNILCFPIYDENGIVGVAQLCNKIDGLYFDELDEEIATAVSIYCGITIMHSIIYKKMQDAQARNKLSNEIMMYHMKVEEEAVFELVNYKIKDNITDFNEFYFSPRDISYEDMPCYMINIFNDLNFIEYFKIKIHTLARFILYVKKAYRDASYHNWIHAFSVAHFAYLLIKNLYLIREDYLTYLQAFVFLVSCLCHDIDHRGTNNAFQTTSESVLASLYSSEGSVMERHHFAQTMCILNTEGCNIFENFNSQEYKEALVFLKSNILATDLSRHFLNTEKQNEIFSTGYKKHDSEHQKLLCGMLMTCCDLSDQTKNWTVTKKVAELIYEEFFSQGDLEKSMGKTPIEMMDRDKAFIPDLQ
- the LOC127062278 gene encoding cGMP-dependent 3',5'-cyclic phosphodiesterase-like isoform X3; translation: MASSSELPNELLQHICLDKHCIQAPFLLIPIQHHLKQLTALVVCLNSSKAKSTDIDKCKKVVLECFRYCLGYILSSLKCYEETRLKYQCQNILAISRKLITHLGDLTDLLHEIMTEVKKLTNAERCSLFLLEDDHQELVAYVFDGISTKKFVKEMRISVDKGIAGHVATTGKLLNIQDTYKHPLFYKGIDEVTGFKTKNILCFPIYDENGIVGVAQLCNKIDGLYFDELDEEIATAVSIYCGITIMHSIIYKKMQDAQARNKLSNEIMMYHMKVEEEAVFELVNYKIKDNITDFNEFYFSPRDISYEDMPCYMINIFNDLNFIEYFKIKIHTLARFILYVKKAYRDASYHNWIHAFSVAHFAYLLIKNLYLIREDYLTYLQAFVFLVSCLCHDIDHRGTNNAFQTTSESVLASLYSSEGSVMERHHFAQTMCILNTEGCNIFENFNSQEYKEALVFLKSNILATDLSRHFLNTEKQNEIFSTGYKKHDSEHQKLLCGMLMTCCDLSDQTKNWTVTKKVAELIYEEFFSQGDLEKSMGKTPIEMMDRDKAFIPDLQVQFITDIVEPLFNNLAMLFPMTQPLVKILKYNKALWETSRKVFRKYIENGIEGMNVLLDPNFETEVFYSHFKDSNECESATCNF